Within the Solwaraspora sp. WMMA2056 genome, the region CGATCTCCATCCGCAGCCGGGAGGCGGACTCGTCGACCAGGTCGATCGCCTTGTCCGGCAGGAACCGGTCGGTGATGTAGCGGTCGGACAGGCCGGCGGCGGCGACCAGCGCGGCGTCGGTGATCCGTACGCCGTGGTGCACCTCGTAGCGTTCCTTGAGCCCGCGCAGGATGCCGATGGTGTCCTCGACGGTCGGCTCGCCGACCAGCACCGGCTGGAAGCGGCGCTCCAACGCCGGGTCCTTCTCGATGTGTTCGCGGTACTCGTCGAGGGTGGTCGCGCCGACCATCCGCAGCTCACCACGGGCAAGCATCGGCTTGAGCATGTTGCCGGCGTCCATCGAGCCCTCGCCCTTGCCGGCACCGACCACGGTGTGCAGTTCGTCGAGGAAGGTGATCACCTGGCCGTCGGAGCCCTTGATCTCCTCCAGCACCGACTTGAGCCGCTCCTCGAACTGGCCCCGGTACTGCGCGCCGGCGACCATCGCGCCGAGGTCGAGGGAGACCAGGCGCTTGTCGCGCAGCGATTCCGGTACGTCGCCGGCGACGATCCGCTGGGCGAGTCCTTCGACGATCGCGGTCTTGCCGACGCCAGGTTCGCCGATCAGCACCGGGTTGTTCTTGGTACGCCGGGACAGCACCTGGATCACCCGGCGGATCTCGGCGTCCCGGCCGATCACCGGGTCGATCTTGCCGTCGCGGGCGCTGGCGGTCAGGTCGACGCCGTACTTCTCCAGGGCCTGGTAGGTCTGCTCCGGGTCGGCGGTGGTGACCCTGCGGTCGCCGCCGCGAACCGACGGGAACGCGGCGATCAGGTTCTCCTCGGTGGCACCGGCGCTCTTGAGCAGCCCGGCGACCGCGCCACCCACCCGGGCCAGGCCGGCCAGCAGGTGCTCGGTGGAGGTGTACTCGTCGCCGAGCGGACGGGCGATCTGCTCGGCGGCGCCGATCGCGTTGGCGAACTCGCGGGACAGGCTCGGCTCGGCGACGCTGGAGCCGCGGGCGGCGGGCAGGTTCTCCACGGTCCGTACGGCGGTGCGGCGGATCTCGGCCGGGTTGGCGCCGACGGCCCGCAGCAGGCCGGCGGCGGTCGACCCACCGGTGTCCAGCAGGGAGAGCAGCAGATGCCACGGTTCGACCGTGGCGTGGCCCCGCTGGTTGGCGACGGCGACCGCGGCGGTGATGACTTCGCGACTCTTGGTGGTCAGACGTTCGGCGTTCATGAGCTCCCCTGTGCGGCAGGTTGGTCCACTGGTAAGGACACCACCAGACTTGAGTCTATTCCACTCAACTCCGATCGACGAGTCCTCCGCGTGAGCCCGACCCGCACCGGGTCACCGACCGGTCGGGTCCCAGAAGATCTCCACCCAGCCGGCACCCACTGGTTGACGCACGTTGAGCAGCACCGCGCCGTCCCGACGCGCCTGCACCGTCGCGTCCCGCAGCCGGGTGAGGTACGCGCCCTGCACCGGCCAGTAGAGCACCTCGAACTGGCCGTCGGAGCCGACCGCCCAGGCACCGGTACGGGTGGTGACCAGCAACCGGCCGCCGTCGGGCAGCACCGACACCACCCCGGTCGGTGGGTCGTCGACCGGCAGATGCTCCAGCTGCGTCCCGTTGATCCGCCAGACCAGCGGGAACTCACCCGGCGCCCGTTCGGCGATCAGCCAGCGGCCGCCCAAGGGCGCGGTATGCACCACCAGCAGACGGATCCGGTCCGGCTCCGCGATGGTGATCGCGTCGGTCTGCCACTGCCAGGTCGGCTCGGCCACCCCACGATCGTCCGGCTGCGCCACCAGAGCGCCGAACGCCACGTGCAGCCGACCCTCACGCAGCCCGGCGACGGTCAGCTTGTCGCCGAGGTGGCCGACGGTCTGCACCACCGGAATCGGCGGCTGCTGTGGCAACGGGACCATGCCCTGCTCGGTCACCTCGACGACCCGCGCCACCGGATCGGTCTGGCAGCACACCTGGTACGGCCCGTCCACACTGGCGTACTCCGGCGGCATCGACCCGTCCGATCTGGTCGACCGGGTGAAGGTCGTACCCGCGTCGAGGGACCGGTACCAGGCGGCGTCGGTGGACAGCACCAGGCTGCCGTAGCCGACCAGCATCGACGGCGACCCCTCGTCCGGTGCCGGATGCTCCTGTTGCCACCAGGACCCACCGGCGTCGAAGGTGACGAAGAGCAGCGGCGGGCACGGGACCGGGTCGCCAGCGTCCGCCGACCGGGTGCAGCCGGGGAAGAGCGCGTACCCCAGCCGGGCGTGGTCGAACTCGATGAGCGGCGGGTCGTAGTACGCCGGCACCGGCACCCGCATCGGGCGGACCTCGACGGCGCCGGGCCCGTCGGCCGGCACCGTCGGGTCGGCCGAGGGGACCGCGCGCTCCGGCGGGGTACGCCGGATGTCGCCGATCGAACAACCCGCCAGGATCAGTACGGCCACCACCAGTACGGCCGGCAGCAGGAGAGCCCGCCGGTCGGTCGTCGTCGCGGGCCTGCGTACCCGGTCTCGCATCCGCCGCCTCCCGTCGCCCACGCGCCTGTTCCCTCAGTCTGACCGGACGCGGCGCGGCGGGTCGCCCCGCGACGGCGTAGCGTGGAAGGGTGCGCGCACGTGTGGAACAGGTCGACCTCCCCGGCATCGGGGTGCGCCACGACCTGCTGACCGAGTCGGGTCGGCGGATTGGGGTGGTGAGCCACCGGTCGGGACGTCGGGACCTGGTCCTCTACGACGAGGACGACCCGGACGCCTGCGACGCCGACATCCCGCTGACCGACGACGAGGCCGAGGCGCTCGCCGACATCCTCGGCGCCTCGCTGATGCTCAGCCAGCTGGCCGGGCTGCGCGACCAGGCCGCCGGGCTGCTCACCGAGCAGGTGGCGATCACCGCCGGCTCGCCGTTCGTCGGCCGTACCCTCGGCGACACCAAGGCGCGGACCCGCACCGGGGCGTCGATCGTGGCGGTACTGCGCAACCGGGAGGTGCTGGCGTCACCTGGGCCGGACTTCCGGTTCGCCGCCGGCGACGTGGTGGTGGTCGTCGGCACCCGGGCCGGCCTGGACGGCGTCGGCGGCATCCTGGCCGACGACGACCCGGCTGGCTGACCCGGCGATGCACGACAGCGCCCTGCTGCTGATCGAACTCGGCGCGCTGTTGCTGCTCCTCGGCCTGTTGAGTCGGCTCTCCCGCCGCTACGGGCTGTCGCCGATCCCGCTCTACCTGCTGGCCGGCCTGCTGTTCGGGCACGGTGGGTTGCTCCCGCTGCACGACATCCAGGACTTTTTCGCCGTCGGTGCCGAGATCGGCGTCGTGTTGCTGCTGGTGATGCTCGGGCTGGAGTACTCCGCCGCCGAACTGATCGGCAACCTGCGCCGGGCCGCGCCGGCCGGTCTGATCGACGCGCTGCTGAACGCGCTGCCGGGCGCGGCGTTCGCGCTGCTGCTCGGCTGGGGGCCGACCGCCGCGCTGGTGCTCGCCGGGATCACCTGGATCTCCTCGTCGGGGGTGGTCGCCAAACTCCTCGGTGACCTGGGCCGGCTGGGCAACCGGGAGACGCCGGTGATCCTGTCGATCCTGGTCGTCGAGGACCTGGCGATGGCGTTCTACCTGCCGGTGCTCAGCGCGGTGCTGATCGGTGCCGGGTTGGCCGCCGGCAGCGTGGCGGTCGCGGTGGCGGTCGGCACGGTAACCGTCGTGCTGCTGGCCGCGGTCCGGTTCGGCCATCGGATCTCCGCCCTGCTGTCGGTACGCGACCCGGAGGCGCTGCTGCTCGGCGTACTCGGGTTGACCCTGCTGGTCGCCGGTCTCGCCGCCGAGTTGCAGGTCTCGGCGGCGGTCGGCGCGTTCCTGGTCGGCATCGCGTTGTCCGGGCCGGTGGCGCACAGCGCCACCGAGCTGCTGACGCCGTTGCGCGACGTGTTCGCCGCCGTGTTCTTCGTCTTCTTCGGCCTGGTGACCGACCCCCGGGACATCCCGCCGGTGCTGCTGCCGGCGTTGGCGCTGGCGGTGACGACGATGGGCACCAAGGTGCTGACCGGCTATCTGGCCGCCCGTCGGGCCGGTATCGCCGCACCTGGCCGGTGGCGGGCCGGGCTGGCGCTGATGCCGCGTGGGGAGTTCTCCATCGTGATCGCCGGTCTGGCGGTGGCCAGTTCGAGCGTGGAGCCGGCGCTGGCCCCACTGGCCACCGCGTACGTGTTGATCACCGTCGTCAGCGGGCCGGTGCTGGCGCGGGTGCCGGACACCCGCTGGTTCAAGCGGCGGGTGCGGCGGCGACCGACAGCCGGTACGGCCAGCGGTCATCACGCAACGGAGGCGGGGGGACACGTATCACCCTCATGAATGGCACGCTGCAGGACTTCCGCGATCACCCTCCGACACGCTACGGTGGCGCGGCAGTAGCTAGTGACAGGCCCGGGGCCGGCAGCGCCCCGCTGGCCGCGGACGGGAGGGCACCCCGTTGAGCGTGCAGGAGTCGGCGTTCCGCGGCTTCGCCAATCCGGTGGACCCGGCGCCCGCCGAGCTGCGTGCCTGGGCGTACCAGCCAGACTCGGTGCCGCTGCAGTCCATGCCGCAGGACTGGGATCTGCTGGTCTCCGGCGACCGGTTGGTGACCACCCTGTTCGACCTCGCGATGGATCCGACCTGCCCGGCCCGCCGGTTCGCGCTGCACTGCCTCTACATCTACGCCGCCGACGGGATCCGCACCAATTTCCGGGCGCATCCGAAGCGGCGGCTGCGCCGGCTCGTCGAGCAGGCCGAGCAGCAGGGCGACGAGCTGATGGCGACCTGGGCGCACAACACCCGGGTGTTGCTGGCCAAGCCGCAGCTGTTCGACTACCACGACTGGTGCGAGGGCGGTCTGGTCCGCAAGTCCCGCCGGCTCAGCTGAGCGCCACCCGAAGGGTCACGGCGCGGGTGGCTGACCGGCGGCGGCGAGTCCAGCGACGGCGACCTGCATCCCCCGTTGCAGTCCGGCCAGCAGTTGCTCCTGGTCGACCAGGATGGCCCGCCCCGGGTCGGGCAGCTCGGCGAGCAGTTGCATCATCACCGCGACCAGGGCCCCGATGAACGAACCCACCATCGCGGCGGCGGTGACCTCGTCGAGGTCATCGGGGAAGGCTTCCCGCAGCCCACGGGCCAGGTCGTTCTGCCCGCTGAGCAGCAGCCGCAGCGCGTAGCCCTGCAGCGCCGGGCTGGCCAGGATCAGCCGGACCCGGATCGGCGCGAGCCGGGCGAACAGCTCGTTGGAGAAGGTGCTGGTGGCGAAGATCCGCTGGGCGGTACGCAGCAGCACGTCGGCCGGGCTTTCGCCGGGGTGCCGCAGGCGGATCTCGGCCTGGGCGATGCGCAGCCGTTCGGCGTTGTCGGCGAAGAGGACCTCCTCCTTGGTGCGGAAGTAGCTGAAGAAGGTCCGGGTGGAGACCTCGGCGACGGCGGCGATCTCGGCGACGGTCGTCTCGTCGTAGCCCTTGCGGTCGAACAGGTCGGCCGCCGCGTCGATCAGAGCCGCCCGGGTGCGTTCCTTCTTGCGCTCCCGCAGGCCCGGTTCGGTCGGCATGCAGACACCTTACGCCCGGACCCCAGATAGCTTCACTCATTGCAATTTTGCACTCGGTGCAGTCATGCTGGTGCCATGGAACGCATCCTGGAACGACTCGGCCGGGCCTGCGCCGGCCGGCCCTGGCACACCATCGCCGCCTGGCTGCTCGTCGCCGCCGCCCTCGCCGGCATCGGCCAGCTCACCGGCGGCGGCTTCGCCAACGACTTCCGGGTCCCCGGCGCCGAGTCACAGCGGGCCGCCGACCTCATCCAGCGACACTTCCCGGCGTACGGCGCGGACAGCGCCGAGATCGTCTGGCACGCCGCCGACGGCGACCTGCACCGGGCCGACCGGGTCGCCGCGATCACCGACGCCGTCGCCGCGATCCGCCAGCAGCCGTCGGTCGTCGACGCCGGCAACCCGCTGCCCGACGCCACCGGTCCCGGTTCCGGCGGGCTGCTGAGCCCGGACGGTCGCACCGCCACCAGCACCGTCCGCTACGACCGGCACGCCGGCGACCTGGGACCGGCGGCGTACCAGCGGCTCGACGCGGCGGTGGCACCGGCCCGCGTCGCCGGTGTCGACGTCGACTTCCGGGGGCTGGTCGTCGACGTGGCGTTCGAGCCGACCACCGGCACCGCCGAACTGGTCGGCCTCGCCGCGGCCGCCGTGGTGCTGCTGCTCTCCTTCGGCTCGATGGTCGCCGCCGGACTGCCGATCCTGGTCGCCCTGGTCGGCCTCGCCTGCGGCACGACGCTGGTGCTGATCGCCTCGCTCGTGGTGGACGTGCCAAGTTCGGCGCCGATCGTCGCCGTGATGCTCGGCCTCGGCGCTGGAATCGACTACGCGCTGTTCGTCGTCACCCGGTTCCGCGCGGCGCTGGCCGACGAACCACCGACCCGGTCACCGCCGCCGGCCGGGCCATCGGCACCG harbors:
- a CDS encoding cation:proton antiporter regulatory subunit, with protein sequence MRARVEQVDLPGIGVRHDLLTESGRRIGVVSHRSGRRDLVLYDEDDPDACDADIPLTDDEAEALADILGASLMLSQLAGLRDQAAGLLTEQVAITAGSPFVGRTLGDTKARTRTGASIVAVLRNREVLASPGPDFRFAAGDVVVVVGTRAGLDGVGGILADDDPAG
- a CDS encoding cation:proton antiporter; amino-acid sequence: MHDSALLLIELGALLLLLGLLSRLSRRYGLSPIPLYLLAGLLFGHGGLLPLHDIQDFFAVGAEIGVVLLLVMLGLEYSAAELIGNLRRAAPAGLIDALLNALPGAAFALLLGWGPTAALVLAGITWISSSGVVAKLLGDLGRLGNRETPVILSILVVEDLAMAFYLPVLSAVLIGAGLAAGSVAVAVAVGTVTVVLLAAVRFGHRISALLSVRDPEALLLGVLGLTLLVAGLAAELQVSAAVGAFLVGIALSGPVAHSATELLTPLRDVFAAVFFVFFGLVTDPRDIPPVLLPALALAVTTMGTKVLTGYLAARRAGIAAPGRWRAGLALMPRGEFSIVIAGLAVASSSVEPALAPLATAYVLITVVSGPVLARVPDTRWFKRRVRRRPTAGTASGHHATEAGGHVSPS
- a CDS encoding TetR/AcrR family transcriptional regulator, giving the protein MPTEPGLRERKKERTRAALIDAAADLFDRKGYDETTVAEIAAVAEVSTRTFFSYFRTKEEVLFADNAERLRIAQAEIRLRHPGESPADVLLRTAQRIFATSTFSNELFARLAPIRVRLILASPALQGYALRLLLSGQNDLARGLREAFPDDLDEVTAAAMVGSFIGALVAVMMQLLAELPDPGRAILVDQEQLLAGLQRGMQVAVAGLAAAGQPPAP
- a CDS encoding MMPL family transporter, whose amino-acid sequence is MERILERLGRACAGRPWHTIAAWLLVAAALAGIGQLTGGGFANDFRVPGAESQRAADLIQRHFPAYGADSAEIVWHAADGDLHRADRVAAITDAVAAIRQQPSVVDAGNPLPDATGPGSGGLLSPDGRTATSTVRYDRHAGDLGPAAYQRLDAAVAPARVAGVDVDFRGLVVDVAFEPTTGTAELVGLAAAAVVLLLSFGSMVAAGLPILVALVGLACGTTLVLIASLVVDVPSSAPIVAVMLGLGAGIDYALFVVTRFRAALADEPPTRSPPPAGPSAPPGTRCCSPAVRSWSRSSGCCSPASRSSARWGWPVR